A single Sporosarcina sp. FSL W8-0480 DNA region contains:
- a CDS encoding L-cystine transporter has protein sequence MHRKKVSFSKRVFAGLGLGILFGFILHIAYGAESDILSKSVSWFNIVGTGYVKLLQMIVVPLVFISILGAFTKVTIGKNFGKMAGMILGILVGTTAIAAIVGIAASLLFGLDASEIVQGEAETARGLSIEERSAGMGDQALPNQILDLLPANPFLDFTGARPTSTIGVVIFAAFLGFAYLALVRRDEENANLVKKGIDAVYSLVMGVVRIVLRLTPYGILAIIARTVATSDFAAIYSLGKFVLASYVALIVMFIIHLVIISISGLNPITYVKKASEALLFAFSSRSSAGALPLNIKTQTDRLGVPDGVANFAGSFGLSIGQNGCAGVYPAMLAIMIAPTVGQNPLEPTFLITLIVVVAISSFGVAGVGGGATFAAILVLSALNLPVALAGLLISVEPLIDMGRTALNVSGSMTAGVATARASGELDKDVYNGSLEHQSIEA, from the coding sequence ATGCACCGCAAAAAGGTTTCGTTTTCAAAAAGAGTTTTTGCGGGTCTCGGGCTCGGAATTCTATTCGGATTCATATTGCATATCGCATATGGTGCTGAATCGGATATACTATCTAAATCTGTCAGTTGGTTTAATATCGTTGGTACCGGCTATGTAAAACTTCTTCAAATGATTGTTGTGCCACTTGTTTTCATTTCAATACTTGGTGCCTTCACGAAGGTAACAATTGGTAAGAACTTCGGGAAGATGGCAGGAATGATTTTGGGAATTCTTGTAGGGACGACTGCAATCGCGGCTATCGTTGGAATCGCAGCCTCGTTACTATTTGGTTTAGATGCATCTGAAATTGTTCAAGGTGAGGCGGAAACTGCAAGAGGCCTCTCTATAGAAGAGCGTTCCGCTGGAATGGGCGATCAGGCATTGCCAAATCAAATTCTTGATCTTTTGCCAGCAAACCCATTCCTTGACTTCACGGGTGCTCGTCCGACTTCCACAATCGGAGTTGTTATCTTCGCAGCGTTCTTAGGATTTGCATATTTAGCCCTTGTTAGACGTGATGAAGAAAATGCGAACCTGGTAAAGAAAGGAATAGACGCCGTTTATTCATTAGTTATGGGTGTTGTCCGGATTGTATTACGTCTGACACCTTACGGAATTTTAGCGATCATCGCAAGAACCGTTGCAACGTCTGACTTTGCAGCCATCTACAGTCTTGGGAAATTTGTACTTGCATCCTATGTCGCATTAATTGTTATGTTTATCATTCATTTGGTAATCATCTCGATTTCAGGACTCAATCCGATTACGTATGTGAAGAAGGCTTCGGAAGCCCTGTTATTTGCTTTCTCATCAAGATCCAGTGCAGGTGCTTTACCCCTTAACATCAAAACGCAAACCGACCGTCTTGGTGTTCCGGATGGTGTTGCGAACTTTGCAGGCTCATTCGGTCTGTCAATCGGACAGAACGGTTGCGCAGGTGTTTACCCAGCGATGCTTGCAATCATGATTGCACCGACTGTTGGGCAGAATCCACTTGAACCAACTTTCCTCATCACATTGATTGTCGTTGTTGCAATTAGCTCGTTCGGGGTAGCTGGAGTTGGCGGCGGGGCAACATTCGCAGCAATTCTTGTTCTATCCGCATTGAATCTTCCTGTTGCACTCGCAGGTCTATTGATTTCTGTTGAACCATTAATCGATATGGGTCGTACTGCATTAAACGTCAGCGGTTCAATGACCGCAGGTGTTGCAACTGCAAGAGCGAGTGGGGAATTGGATAAGGATGTATATAACGGTTCGTTGGAACATCAATCGATAGAAGCATGA
- a CDS encoding helix-turn-helix transcriptional regulator — protein MYPLQTLGERIRTLRKQRKLTLEALAGEQLTKGMLSLIENNKANPSMESLAYIAERLGVETSELLEETNRQELQEVLKTAEQLLRVDFDKLTDEHEQVLALIEPYIDKLTQSYEAARLYDIYGRALYYEKKDGWREYLEKAADIYDQMNSTRHLATVGIFLALVKFTEHDYTSSLSILLDKKSEIEARNGFIDPLTRLDFDYLEAVLHYAVGNSEDAIRVMNEGIEFSKEKQVFYRIDHLYRLATFHAMMNDDENSMRYYERKMSLYGEFAEDEDAILFTKFANVHYLTSYKKDYGEAQKLIDAYYGKLNLSNEYTPYAFIEKGKVMYGLKRYAEALSCFDKVVIADFVHHPFDLSIFYEKDAYAALCHLELGDEADAYRSIEIAVKNVSNMPRTPYKDFIMETYELIHSK, from the coding sequence GTGTACCCCCTGCAAACATTAGGTGAACGAATCAGGACGCTGCGTAAACAGCGTAAACTTACATTGGAAGCATTGGCAGGAGAGCAACTTACAAAAGGCATGCTCAGTTTAATCGAGAATAATAAAGCGAATCCATCGATGGAAAGTTTAGCGTATATCGCAGAACGGCTTGGTGTTGAAACGTCCGAGCTATTGGAAGAGACGAATCGGCAGGAATTACAAGAAGTTTTAAAAACTGCTGAGCAACTTTTAAGGGTGGATTTTGATAAATTGACGGATGAACACGAGCAGGTTCTCGCTTTAATAGAGCCGTATATAGATAAATTAACACAAAGCTATGAAGCTGCCAGATTATATGATATTTACGGTCGCGCTCTTTACTACGAGAAAAAAGATGGTTGGAGGGAGTATTTAGAAAAAGCTGCGGATATTTACGATCAAATGAATAGTACTCGCCACCTTGCAACTGTTGGTATTTTCTTAGCGTTGGTAAAGTTCACCGAGCATGATTACACTAGTTCCCTTTCAATTTTATTGGATAAGAAATCTGAAATCGAAGCGCGGAATGGATTCATCGACCCCCTGACACGTCTCGATTTTGATTATTTAGAGGCAGTCCTGCACTACGCAGTCGGTAATTCCGAAGATGCAATTCGGGTCATGAATGAAGGGATTGAATTTTCAAAGGAAAAGCAGGTTTTCTATCGGATTGATCATCTGTACCGTTTGGCAACCTTCCATGCGATGATGAACGACGATGAAAATTCTATGAGATATTATGAGCGAAAAATGTCACTCTATGGGGAGTTCGCGGAAGATGAAGATGCGATTCTATTTACTAAATTTGCGAATGTACATTATTTAACCTCCTATAAGAAAGATTATGGGGAGGCACAGAAGCTAATTGACGCATATTACGGTAAACTCAACCTATCCAATGAATACACCCCCTACGCCTTCATAGAAAAAGGAAAGGTAATGTATGGCTTAAAGAGGTATGCAGAGGCACTATCCTGCTTTGATAAAGTGGTAATAGCGGATTTCGTCCACCATCCATTCGACCTCTCCATCTTCTATGAAAAAGATGCGTATGCCGCGCTTTGTCATTTGGAGTTGGGGGATGAAGCGGATGCCTACCGTTCAATTGAAATAGCGGTAAAGAATGTGTCCAACATGCCGCGCACGCCGTATAAGGATTTCATAATGGAGACATATGAGTTGATCCATTCCAAATAA
- a CDS encoding MFS transporter, which yields MSEVIKLKRATYHLWTFTISKLISSFGAQVYAFAISFYILQLTGSATSFATNLICNILPRTLMAPFAGYVADRYSRKTIVITAQIATTLAIGGLLAVSITSGISLLAIYMTTVILSLTSTFSGVTFSSSITGLVDEARIQRAMSLNQMSISFAAIASPAVGGLLYGYVTLPVFLIMYMTASAIAVLLESTMNFKLFAKRKEVVKGEKKESMLQSMKAGLSYLKLQPIIMAIIWVSLVINFLFGAFMVGYSFILIEKMKMAPQHFGFTEGAFAVGMLLMSIFLSVRKEVKYPMLVAKRGILTMGMIMAGIGLPLFFDMPYTVMFAYYATLMFTFGVTQIIVNTPMMVMMQKMINDDFKGRVFSILETMAMALMPLGMVIYGFLYDILPAQWILLVSSLLLVGTVFIMIRPSAIRMAHPELDKTKTVKTEIVHEQ from the coding sequence TTGAGTGAAGTGATAAAATTGAAGAGGGCGACGTATCATCTTTGGACATTTACGATTAGCAAGCTTATCTCATCGTTCGGCGCCCAAGTTTATGCATTTGCAATCAGTTTTTACATTTTGCAATTAACTGGTTCAGCGACAAGTTTTGCGACCAACCTAATTTGTAACATTTTGCCTCGGACGCTTATGGCACCATTTGCCGGCTATGTCGCGGATAGATACTCGAGGAAAACGATTGTTATTACAGCGCAGATAGCCACCACTTTGGCAATAGGGGGCCTTCTTGCAGTGAGTATAACATCGGGCATTTCTTTACTAGCAATTTATATGACGACTGTCATATTGTCTCTTACCTCCACATTTTCGGGAGTGACGTTCAGCTCTTCAATAACGGGGCTTGTCGATGAAGCAAGAATCCAAAGAGCGATGTCACTCAATCAAATGTCGATCTCATTCGCAGCTATTGCCAGCCCGGCGGTTGGGGGACTGCTCTATGGCTACGTTACTTTGCCTGTCTTTCTTATCATGTACATGACGGCTTCCGCAATTGCAGTTCTTCTTGAATCAACAATGAATTTCAAGTTGTTTGCGAAACGAAAAGAAGTGGTGAAAGGTGAGAAGAAGGAATCAATGCTTCAAAGTATGAAGGCTGGCCTTTCCTATTTGAAGCTACAACCAATTATTATGGCAATCATCTGGGTCTCGCTCGTTATTAATTTCCTCTTCGGAGCATTCATGGTCGGCTATTCATTCATTCTAATTGAAAAAATGAAGATGGCTCCTCAGCATTTCGGATTCACCGAGGGGGCTTTCGCAGTTGGAATGTTGTTGATGTCCATTTTTTTATCGGTGAGAAAAGAAGTGAAATACCCGATGTTAGTAGCAAAAAGGGGAATTTTGACTATGGGAATGATCATGGCTGGAATCGGCTTACCTCTATTTTTTGATATGCCTTATACGGTGATGTTCGCCTATTATGCAACGCTGATGTTCACTTTTGGTGTCACACAAATTATTGTCAATACGCCAATGATGGTTATGATGCAAAAGATGATCAATGATGACTTCAAGGGAAGGGTATTCTCAATCCTTGAAACGATGGCGATGGCTTTAATGCCACTTGGTATGGTAATTTACGGGTTCCTCTACGATATTTTACCGGCGCAATGGATCCTGCTCGTATCAAGCCTTTTGTTAGTCGGCACTGTCTTTATCATGATCAGACCTTCAGCTATTCGAATGGCGCACCCGGAACTAGATAAAACAAAAACCGTAAAAACTGAAATCGTGCACGAACAGTAG